In Fusobacterium periodonticum ATCC 33693, the sequence TCAGGGACAGCTTCAAGGATCGCTCGCGGCTCTTACCAGCCTAACTTCGATCATTGGACCGCTGATCGTCACGGCGATTTATGCCGCCTCGGCGAGCACATGGAACGGGTTGGCATGGATTGTAGGCGCCGCCCTATACCTTGTCTGCCTCCCCGCGTTGCGTCGCGGTGCATGGAGCCGGGCCACCTCGACCTGAATGGAAGCCGGCGGCACCTCGCTAACGGATTCACCACTCCAAGAATTGGAGCCAATCAATTCTTGCGGAGAACTGTGAATGCGCAAACCAACCCTTGGCAGAACATATCCATCGCGTCCGCCATCTCCAGCAGCCGCACGCGGCGCATCTCGGGCAGCGTTGGGTCCTGGCCACGGGTGCGCATGATCGTGCTCCTGTCGTTGAGGACCCGGCTAGGCTGGCGGGGTTGCCTTACTGGTTAGCAGAATGAATCACCGATACGCGAGCGAACGTGAAGCGACTGCTGCTGCAAAACGTCTGCGACCTGAGCAACAACATGAATGGTCTTCGGTTTCCGTGTTTCGTAAAGTCTGGAAACGCGGAAGTCAGCGCCCTGCACCATTATGTTCCGGATCTGCATCGCAGGATGCTGCTGGCTACCCTGTGGAACACCTACATCTGTATTAACGAAGCGCTGGCATTGACCCTGAGTGATTTTTCTCTGGTCCCGCCGCATCCATACCGCCAGTTGTTTACCCTCACAACGTTCCAGTAACCGGGCATGTTCATCATCAGTAACCCGTATCGTGAGCATCCTCTCTCGTTTCATCGGTATCATTACCCCCATGAACAGAAATCCCCCTTACACGGAGGCATCAGTGACCAAACAGGAAAAAACCGCCCTTAACATGGCCCGCTTTATCAGAAGCCAGACATTAACGCTTCTGGAGAAACTCAACGAGCTGGACGCGGATGAACAGGCAGACATCTGTGAATCGCTTCACGACCACGCTGATGAGCTTTACCGCAGCTGCCTCGCGCGTTTCGGTGATGACGGTGAAAACCTCTGACACATGCAGCTCCCGGAGACGGTCACAGCTTGTCTGTAAGCGGATGCCGGGAGCAGACAAGCCCGTCAGGGCGCGTCAGCGGGTGGTTGGCGGGTGGTCGGGGCGCAGCCATGACCCAGTCACGTAGCGATAGCGGAGTGTATACTGGCTTAACTATGCGGC encodes:
- a CDS encoding Rop family plasmid primer RNA-binding protein, whose product is MTKQEKTALNMARFIRSQTLTLLEKLNELDADEQADICESLHDHADELYRSCLARFGDDGENL